From Selenomonas sp. AB3002, one genomic window encodes:
- a CDS encoding copper amine oxidase, whose product MKLAAGVFCALACMPMVAETAPKSDTMHRWEVTSKDTGGTLLFSDSPEYVDRPGILYQDTVNGEVRVLYYHLNNTKVPQKVAVVLENANSEENYNIVQVTRGGTAKPSEYYLWVGKNTQRQYFGEKKSDLVLLLKNRKRLLQSGMDEIVLQPGELVYGVYDFQVDHPVKTSVIMYPAKADPVEFMEGAKVLPRDSVALRGTYKGMDREITSEREYDPERDGIVYIMLADNKLDKYKAGVDATDGSQTVNYGNYGVLYKIAIPVKKGSPKVQYYLSPLGGVYAGIMTVRRGRSPHTKLIETPEGPGYFGEQTPPEPENVYKALEEGTAIFGNNMELADLGRYDNSVPNCFEFSPPGASNLPACLILMPAADE is encoded by the coding sequence ATGAAACTGGCAGCTGGTGTGTTTTGCGCGCTGGCTTGCATGCCTATGGTGGCGGAAACTGCCCCAAAATCGGATACTATGCACCGGTGGGAAGTGACTTCCAAGGACACAGGCGGCACCCTGCTGTTTTCCGATAGCCCGGAGTATGTGGACAGACCGGGGATCCTTTATCAGGACACCGTGAATGGCGAGGTGAGGGTGCTTTACTATCATCTGAACAACACCAAGGTGCCCCAGAAAGTGGCAGTAGTGCTGGAAAATGCCAACTCCGAGGAGAATTACAACATAGTACAAGTGACCCGTGGCGGTACAGCCAAGCCCAGCGAATACTATCTTTGGGTGGGCAAGAATACCCAGCGCCAGTATTTTGGCGAAAAGAAATCAGATCTTGTTTTGCTGTTGAAGAACAGGAAGCGCCTGCTTCAGTCCGGCATGGATGAAATTGTCCTGCAGCCCGGAGAGCTGGTGTATGGCGTCTACGATTTCCAGGTGGATCATCCTGTGAAGACCTCCGTCATCATGTATCCTGCCAAGGCGGACCCTGTGGAGTTCATGGAAGGGGCCAAAGTGCTGCCCAGGGACTCCGTGGCCCTTCGTGGTACTTATAAGGGCATGGACAGGGAGATTACCTCTGAGCGGGAATATGACCCGGAACGGGATGGCATTGTCTACATCATGCTGGCGGATAATAAATTAGACAAATACAAGGCAGGGGTGGATGCCACCGATGGCAGCCAGACGGTGAATTATGGCAATTATGGCGTGCTCTATAAGATTGCCATACCTGTCAAAAAAGGGTCTCCCAAAGTACAGTACTATTTGTCACCCTTAGGGGGCGTCTATGCCGGCATCATGACTGTGCGCCGGGGACGCAGTCCACATACGAAACTGATTGAGACGCCAGAAGGCCCCGGCTACTTCGGGGAGCAGACTCCCCCGGAGCCGGAGAATGTATACAAAGCTCTTGAAGAGGGGACAGCCATTTTTGGCAATAACATGGAGCTGGCTGATTTGGGTCGCTATGACAACTCTGTACCCAACTGCTTCGAGTTCTCCCCACCGGGGGCTTCGAATCTTCCTGCCTGCCTGATACTCATGCCGGCAGCCGATGAATGA
- a CDS encoding transporter — MSLAGILLLLGFVLFAILMVKRLLPTLLALPLMAAWIALICGVPFFDWLGNIVVKGSFRLSAPIVLVVFGSMFAKVIQKTNISDAIIKKAAELSGDKPIALATLMTAATAFVFLGMTGLGAIIMIGSIAIPIMTSAGVEPIDAVILILLGMTTGSALNFAGAAAGIGIFGAEAVLKYFIPGALISLTVTTAYIVINIPRGNNDGGSAFALLRGFIGGLLSVPVSLVKTLGKLLDKKPGTLVKKKQTLPNAALVTPILPLAVIAVINFTVGLGNPAEGKVDPVAAAVLGFFLASAYAALLVHPSQAINLFTGSLVDGIKDVAGVLFLFMGIGMLVTATTQQAAVEILNPLMTAIMPSSFYGVLIFFTLLAPAALYRGPFNMYGMGTGIATILTNLNFLPASALYGMFAGVGYLQGIADPTNSHNTWLAGFAGVDATAVMKKVLPYAWAACVMMMIFVAILR, encoded by the coding sequence ATGAGTTTGGCGGGGATTTTGCTTTTATTGGGCTTTGTGTTGTTTGCCATCTTGATGGTGAAGCGCTTGTTGCCCACTTTATTGGCGCTGCCTTTGATGGCGGCGTGGATTGCCCTTATTTGCGGCGTGCCTTTTTTTGACTGGTTAGGCAATATCGTCGTGAAGGGGTCATTTCGCCTGAGTGCGCCTATCGTGCTGGTGGTCTTTGGCTCCATGTTTGCCAAGGTGATCCAGAAGACGAATATTTCTGATGCCATCATCAAAAAAGCCGCCGAGCTTTCCGGGGATAAGCCCATCGCTTTAGCGACTTTGATGACGGCGGCTACGGCCTTTGTTTTTTTAGGGATGACCGGTCTGGGGGCAATCATCATGATTGGTTCCATTGCCATTCCCATTATGACCAGTGCGGGAGTGGAACCGATAGATGCCGTTATCCTGATCCTGCTGGGCATGACGACCGGCAGTGCCCTGAACTTTGCCGGGGCGGCGGCAGGCATTGGCATATTTGGCGCCGAGGCGGTGCTGAAATACTTTATTCCTGGGGCGCTCATTTCCCTGACGGTGACAACGGCGTATATCGTCATCAATATCCCGCGGGGGAATAATGATGGCGGCTCGGCTTTTGCCTTACTGCGCGGATTTATAGGGGGCCTTCTTTCGGTGCCTGTCAGCCTGGTGAAAACTTTGGGGAAATTGCTTGATAAGAAGCCGGGAACGCTGGTCAAGAAAAAGCAGACACTTCCCAACGCTGCTTTGGTTACGCCTATTCTGCCACTGGCGGTTATCGCTGTGATCAACTTCACCGTGGGGCTGGGCAATCCCGCTGAGGGAAAGGTTGACCCGGTGGCGGCGGCGGTCTTGGGCTTTTTCCTTGCCTCAGCTTATGCGGCGCTGCTTGTCCATCCTTCACAGGCGATTAACCTGTTCACAGGTTCCCTGGTGGATGGCATCAAGGATGTGGCCGGGGTTTTGTTCCTTTTCATGGGGATTGGCATGCTGGTGACAGCGACCACCCAGCAGGCCGCCGTAGAAATCCTGAATCCCTTGATGACTGCCATCATGCCCTCTTCCTTCTATGGCGTGCTGATTTTCTTTACGCTGCTGGCACCGGCGGCTCTCTACCGCGGTCCCTTCAATATGTATGGCATGGGGACAGGGATTGCGACCATCCTGACGAATCTGAACTTCCTGCCGGCCTCCGCTTTGTATGGTATGTTTGCGGGCGTAGGTTATCTGCAGGGGATTGCCGACCCCACCAACTCCCATAATACCTGGCTGGCCGGTTTTGCCGGTGTGGATGCCACCGCTGTAATGAAAAAGGTTCTGCCCTACGCCTGGGCAGCCTGCGTCATGATGATGATTTTTGTAGCAATCTTGCGGTGA
- a CDS encoding hydantoinase/oxoprolinase family protein produces MRQVRIGIDVGGTFTDAVAIDSATYEIIAQEKIPTTHDAKEGVAEGIVKVLQNILQKNGIAPEEVVFIAHGTTQATNALLEGDVACTGILAMGSGLEAGRAKTVSNIGNIPLALGKELKTVYSFVETADAKADEQEIAGKIKELKDAGAEVIVATEAYGVDDPANESFVVKLARNMGLYATGGHEVSKLYGLKVRTRTAVVNGSLIPRMMETADMTEACVKRSGIPASLMIMRCDGGVMTVDEVRRRPILTMLSGLAAGVAGVLMYEKLSDGIFLEAGGTSTDISVVKDGRVMVRYGEIGGHKTYLSSLDVRTLGVAGGSMIRVEDGKITDVGPRSAHIAGLPYEIFSPKLESPHLELVAPLKDDEQSFAIVIGADGRKVSLTLAGAANLLGSVPEGDYAYSSEKENVHAAWQALGDVLGITAEEAARAAMDKAAEKIGAIVKRLIDEYHLSPELLCLAGGGGSGGVVVPYLGKKMNVQWKIVKNAPIISTIGVAMAMVREVVERTVTNPTEGDMKAIRHEALEQVMKSGAAEATVEIAIEYDKKTNILRATATGATELKMGDVAAKELSAAEIRQVALNSLRLPDKEVTEVAAAGKWHVFDGRVCKKFLGLFPSEKHMVRVIDRSGVVTLQREGVGVIVTNKVKLKTDLETLFEETATYGTVGEELPMLFAYYGEKQLDLSGLTAREQMLSVLEAELDVLSAEEPVILLAAR; encoded by the coding sequence ATGAGACAAGTGCGAATTGGCATTGACGTAGGCGGCACCTTCACCGATGCCGTGGCAATTGACAGCGCCACCTACGAGATCATTGCCCAGGAAAAAATCCCCACCACCCATGATGCCAAAGAGGGCGTGGCTGAGGGCATCGTCAAAGTCCTGCAAAATATCCTGCAAAAGAACGGCATTGCCCCCGAAGAAGTGGTCTTTATCGCCCATGGAACCACGCAGGCCACCAATGCCCTGTTGGAAGGCGATGTGGCCTGCACCGGGATTCTGGCCATGGGCAGCGGCTTGGAGGCCGGAAGGGCGAAGACCGTCAGCAATATCGGTAATATACCGCTGGCTTTGGGCAAGGAACTGAAAACTGTCTACTCCTTCGTGGAAACGGCAGATGCTAAAGCTGACGAACAGGAAATTGCCGGCAAGATAAAAGAGCTGAAAGATGCCGGTGCCGAGGTCATTGTGGCCACGGAGGCTTATGGCGTGGATGACCCTGCCAACGAAAGCTTTGTGGTGAAGCTGGCGCGGAATATGGGGCTCTATGCTACGGGGGGCCATGAGGTTTCCAAGCTCTACGGACTGAAAGTCCGGACCAGGACGGCTGTGGTAAACGGCAGCCTGATTCCGCGCATGATGGAAACGGCGGATATGACGGAGGCCTGCGTCAAGCGTTCAGGAATTCCGGCCTCTCTGATGATCATGCGCTGTGATGGCGGCGTCATGACCGTTGATGAAGTGCGGCGGCGTCCGATTTTAACTATGCTTTCGGGGCTGGCTGCCGGCGTGGCAGGTGTCCTGATGTACGAAAAACTCTCGGACGGGATTTTTCTGGAAGCAGGAGGCACGTCCACAGATATTTCCGTGGTAAAGGACGGACGTGTCATGGTGCGCTATGGTGAAATCGGCGGCCATAAAACCTATCTTTCCTCACTGGATGTGCGGACTTTGGGCGTAGCCGGCGGCAGCATGATTCGCGTGGAGGATGGAAAGATAACGGATGTAGGCCCGCGCAGTGCACATATTGCTGGGCTGCCCTATGAGATTTTCTCGCCGAAACTGGAATCGCCGCATTTGGAACTGGTGGCACCGCTGAAAGATGATGAGCAATCCTTCGCCATTGTCATCGGCGCAGACGGACGCAAAGTTTCCCTGACTCTTGCTGGAGCCGCCAACCTTTTGGGCAGTGTGCCTGAGGGAGACTACGCGTACAGCAGCGAAAAGGAAAATGTCCACGCAGCCTGGCAGGCTCTGGGTGATGTCTTGGGCATTACCGCCGAGGAAGCTGCCAGAGCCGCCATGGACAAGGCTGCCGAAAAAATCGGGGCGATAGTAAAGCGGCTGATTGATGAATACCATCTTTCGCCGGAACTATTGTGCCTGGCCGGTGGCGGCGGCAGCGGCGGCGTCGTAGTCCCCTATCTGGGTAAAAAGATGAATGTCCAGTGGAAGATTGTGAAAAACGCCCCCATCATTTCCACGATCGGCGTGGCTATGGCCATGGTGCGCGAAGTGGTGGAGCGCACGGTCACGAATCCCACCGAGGGTGATATGAAGGCTATCCGCCACGAAGCCTTGGAGCAGGTCATGAAATCCGGGGCGGCAGAAGCCACGGTGGAAATCGCCATCGAATATGACAAGAAAACCAACATCTTAAGGGCCACGGCAACAGGTGCTACCGAACTCAAAATGGGTGATGTAGCGGCAAAGGAGTTATCTGCCGCAGAAATCCGGCAGGTCGCACTGAATTCGCTCAGGCTGCCGGACAAGGAGGTAACGGAAGTCGCTGCCGCTGGCAAATGGCATGTTTTTGACGGGCGTGTCTGCAAAAAATTCCTGGGGCTGTTCCCCAGCGAGAAACACATGGTAAGAGTCATTGATAGAAGCGGCGTAGTTACTTTGCAGCGGGAAGGCGTGGGCGTAATCGTCACCAATAAGGTCAAATTGAAAACGGACTTGGAAACGCTGTTTGAGGAAACCGCCACTTATGGCACCGTGGGCGAAGAACTGCCGATGCTGTTTGCCTATTACGGCGAGAAGCAGCTGGATTTGTCGGGGCTGACCGCGAGGGAACAAATGCTC
- a CDS encoding DUF4127 family protein produces the protein MKIIFMFLLTALLLPWCSAQAGGRILFIPHDDRPISYHQTVEVVEAAGYELVLPPKELLSNATNMGHPQELWQWLQENAPQAKSAIIASDSMLYGGLIPSRKHEVSQAELAERLENFKRLRQDNPQLHIYVFDSLMRTPYQGWAGNIEEPAYYEQYGAAIFQYTRLLDKGEIGRLSAAEERDLQAYEKAIPQECQKNWFGRRAKNLAATKALMDMTAAGTIDYLILGRDDNAPLCQTHRENREILTYAEQKNLPKSKFQSMPGIDEFNILLLNRAINDMTCNIPFVCVRYAPGKGGDTVPDFSDEKISKSVEAALKIAGGMQVRTPKRADLLLLVNTEQKGITIETHNGLPTEADFVPDLKADKGTKAFAKMVEDAVKAGYPVGVADIKYANGADNALLNILEQKNLLFKLKTYSGWNTATNSTGFALGTGMLVGKMTDAAKDHLLAVRYLDDWAYQANVRSHVGAELVRNFGSYKYYYKLDDKLAFAEKRNTELMQDFARKHMPNISADFTVKNPWLRMFECDVIFR, from the coding sequence TTGAAAATAATATTTATGTTCTTATTGACTGCGCTTTTATTGCCCTGGTGCTCTGCTCAGGCGGGAGGCAGGATACTGTTTATTCCCCATGATGACAGGCCGATTTCCTATCATCAGACAGTAGAAGTGGTGGAGGCAGCCGGCTATGAACTGGTGTTGCCGCCCAAGGAGCTTTTGAGCAATGCTACCAACATGGGGCATCCGCAGGAACTATGGCAGTGGCTGCAGGAAAATGCACCCCAAGCAAAGTCGGCTATCATAGCGTCGGATTCCATGCTTTATGGGGGGCTGATACCTTCGCGAAAGCATGAGGTCAGTCAGGCAGAGCTGGCCGAACGCCTGGAGAATTTCAAACGGCTGCGGCAGGATAATCCCCAACTGCATATCTACGTCTTTGATTCTCTTATGCGCACGCCGTATCAGGGGTGGGCAGGCAATATCGAGGAGCCTGCCTATTATGAGCAGTACGGCGCTGCTATCTTCCAGTACACCCGTCTGCTGGACAAGGGGGAAATAGGCAGGCTTTCTGCGGCAGAGGAGCGGGATTTGCAGGCATACGAAAAAGCTATCCCCCAGGAGTGCCAAAAGAATTGGTTTGGCAGGCGGGCCAAAAATCTGGCTGCCACCAAAGCCTTGATGGATATGACGGCAGCGGGCACCATCGATTATCTGATTTTGGGCAGAGATGACAATGCTCCCTTGTGCCAGACCCATCGGGAAAATCGGGAGATTCTGACTTATGCAGAGCAGAAGAACCTACCCAAGAGCAAATTCCAATCCATGCCGGGGATTGATGAATTCAACATTTTGCTTTTGAACCGGGCTATCAATGATATGACGTGTAATATCCCCTTTGTCTGTGTTCGCTATGCTCCGGGCAAGGGCGGGGACACCGTTCCGGATTTTTCCGATGAGAAGATTTCCAAATCTGTAGAAGCCGCGCTGAAGATCGCCGGGGGGATGCAGGTGAGAACTCCCAAGCGGGCAGATCTGCTGCTGCTTGTCAATACGGAGCAAAAAGGCATAACCATTGAAACCCATAACGGCTTGCCTACAGAGGCGGATTTTGTGCCGGATTTGAAAGCGGATAAGGGTACAAAAGCCTTTGCCAAAATGGTGGAAGATGCTGTCAAGGCCGGCTATCCTGTGGGGGTGGCAGACATAAAGTATGCCAACGGCGCAGACAATGCCTTGCTGAATATTTTGGAACAGAAGAACCTGCTGTTCAAGCTCAAGACGTATTCCGGCTGGAATACTGCCACCAACTCCACTGGCTTTGCCTTGGGTACGGGGATGCTGGTGGGGAAAATGACCGACGCTGCCAAGGATCACCTGCTTGCGGTGCGTTATCTGGACGACTGGGCTTATCAGGCCAATGTGCGCTCACATGTAGGCGCGGAACTGGTGCGGAACTTTGGCAGCTATAAGTATTACTACAAACTGGATGACAAGCTCGCTTTTGCGGAAAAGCGCAACACAGAGCTTATGCAGGATTTCGCCAGGAAGCATATGCCCAATATTTCTGCAGATTTTACCGTCAAGAACCCATGGCTCAGGATGTTCGAATGTGATGTGATCTTTCGTTAA
- a CDS encoding autotransporter domain-containing protein yields the protein MKSFLPARKKKAILSTVLAGISVCGVTLPQTAEAMEEFDIGWDGKTLFNIQYYGASDKNEARDKFFVDRKHATLNYDLTSDVKSGLNKAFKWWAEILGPGANISQPAQYFVGTYNDQNAGATGLSIKNDELTHNPNFFKEIFQSGQAVPYFNDIADYTNNDAYYANKTLAMGKILIGQYLGFDALNDGGYGFVNSAYYANPTPQNILGTDISAVMFHEIGHSLGISAFTGSFSSTLNGTTYTINGFRDVDEKSFSAHLYDQYGTKATPNAIILPSKDDLPVLNAILDENPDMKAEIKPGNTLYVPNTLEARQDGKMYLYFAGKNVVEVLDGKTFTRGDGQQISGIPINLWEGGTPEISHLELARSMMSHQNYRSYVNFMEAELAALQDMGYNIDRRNFYGRSIYNDGLTLTNTQGFSARQNGKYVDGYNNSTFGTGLHIYGSNNNITQAGNIYANGAGAVGVRVDGVNNTITVPRGTEIHADGSNNNGILIAYGKNHNVNVEGTVTATGESGNALSFDFGANALGASKEIRGSFMRYARLYRNNSLAYAKNLAPAEFFSPNDMWSFTDQENGDMTAPMVNTVNISGKLIADPENSGNAIYIDSTAFVDTININDGAEIKGNIHSQWKHFSPEVGILDNETPIEEIDPNDKLPKLLEGLKLQYKGGEYLYTKYIPDLVTKLNFNNTMAYDGDIDGMDNMKINVNGNLVYGGAADVVSVNVAKDAGLFGGTFTVNDMTAKMAEGFSDDTTGKFYNHGTIGSAYSDKSMTINGNLVSDGTLSGYAGGDLGNIVVNGTANVEGSTISVTNALPDETMTVLKAGTVTGALANPDGKPYAATGMLSTTGTIEGNTVKVTAHSANNLGEVTAEQAEAYDAMNAMQKKLVGDARRNEMRSLYSLDSSAAKSALTELGSSAAPQMTSLVQQSTVADRVISDRLSTAFATKPVEVTLPVSHFADGEEEKGLNMNVELPVAQDNNAWVKFTKNWGDLRGGADYHGSAISGGYDRMLSENWRGGVFLSYQTMGLGARAGSGNIYDTRFGIYAGYHKDAADAYLYADYGWIRNKLRRGISALGLGAEARYNSNLVEIGGEYKYDLHARDGKIWHVSPYAGLQLSWLNQKSYAENGAGIFNQHVSGKHNTYFAGQLGVELKRYLPRGSYGMRLGVKHAFAGADPELSFCYEGNDSRFYSLRNSQDKTHFIFALSGDTEFANGWFLNGEARLQKGAHDKDLLASVTLRKVW from the coding sequence ATGAAAAGTTTTTTGCCAGCAAGGAAGAAAAAAGCAATCCTCTCCACCGTTCTCGCGGGCATTTCTGTCTGCGGCGTCACCTTGCCGCAGACCGCCGAGGCTATGGAAGAGTTTGATATCGGCTGGGACGGCAAAACGCTGTTTAATATCCAGTATTACGGAGCAAGCGACAAAAACGAGGCCAGAGACAAGTTTTTCGTTGATAGAAAACATGCTACGCTTAATTATGACTTAACAAGCGACGTAAAAAGCGGCTTGAATAAGGCTTTCAAATGGTGGGCGGAAATTTTAGGCCCGGGCGCAAATATTTCTCAGCCGGCTCAATATTTTGTCGGCACCTACAATGATCAAAATGCGGGAGCAACCGGTTTGAGTATCAAAAATGATGAGTTGACGCATAACCCCAATTTTTTCAAAGAAATTTTCCAAAGCGGTCAAGCTGTACCATACTTTAATGATATTGCAGATTATACTAATAATGATGCTTATTATGCAAATAAAACTCTTGCGATGGGAAAGATTCTTATCGGGCAATATCTTGGATTTGACGCTTTGAATGACGGCGGTTATGGCTTTGTTAACTCAGCTTATTATGCCAATCCCACGCCGCAAAACATACTCGGCACTGACATTTCGGCTGTTATGTTCCATGAAATTGGTCACAGTCTGGGAATCAGCGCTTTTACAGGCAGCTTTTCGTCGACGCTTAATGGTACTACATATACGATAAATGGTTTTAGAGATGTTGACGAAAAGAGTTTTTCTGCGCATCTTTATGACCAATACGGAACAAAAGCAACGCCGAACGCTATAATTTTGCCGTCAAAAGATGATTTGCCAGTTTTGAATGCTATACTTGATGAAAATCCCGACATGAAAGCGGAAATCAAACCGGGAAATACTCTTTATGTGCCGAATACGTTAGAGGCAAGGCAAGATGGAAAAATGTATCTGTATTTTGCGGGGAAAAACGTTGTCGAGGTTTTGGATGGAAAAACTTTCACGCGCGGCGATGGCCAGCAAATCAGCGGAATACCCATCAATTTGTGGGAAGGTGGGACCCCGGAAATCAGCCATTTGGAATTGGCAAGAAGCATGATGAGCCACCAAAATTACAGAAGCTATGTAAACTTTATGGAGGCTGAGTTGGCGGCTCTGCAAGATATGGGTTACAATATTGACAGAAGGAACTTTTACGGACGCTCGATTTATAATGATGGCTTGACCTTAACAAATACGCAGGGGTTTTCAGCAAGACAAAACGGAAAATATGTGGACGGTTACAACAATTCCACTTTTGGTACGGGTTTGCACATTTACGGCTCGAACAACAACATAACGCAAGCTGGAAATATTTATGCAAACGGGGCGGGCGCAGTCGGCGTTCGCGTTGACGGCGTAAATAATACGATTACCGTTCCCCGAGGTACGGAAATTCACGCTGACGGAAGTAATAACAACGGTATCTTGATTGCGTACGGAAAAAATCACAATGTAAATGTTGAAGGCACAGTTACGGCGACAGGCGAAAGTGGAAATGCGCTCTCTTTTGATTTCGGCGCAAATGCTTTGGGAGCAAGTAAAGAAATTCGTGGGTCTTTTATGCGATATGCAAGACTATACAGGAATAACTCCCTTGCATACGCAAAAAATCTTGCGCCTGCAGAATTCTTCTCCCCTAATGATATGTGGAGTTTTACTGATCAAGAAAATGGCGATATGACCGCCCCAATGGTAAATACAGTTAATATTTCCGGCAAATTAATCGCTGACCCGGAAAATTCTGGCAATGCAATCTACATTGATTCAACGGCTTTTGTCGATACGATAAACATAAATGACGGGGCAGAAATCAAGGGCAACATACATTCGCAATGGAAACATTTCAGCCCCGAGGTCGGTATACTTGATAATGAAACGCCGATTGAAGAAATAGATCCCAATGACAAACTGCCAAAACTGCTTGAAGGCTTGAAGCTGCAATACAAGGGTGGTGAATATCTCTACACAAAATACATTCCCGACCTTGTGACAAAATTGAATTTCAACAATACAATGGCGTATGACGGCGACATTGACGGCATGGACAACATGAAAATAAACGTCAACGGCAATTTGGTTTACGGCGGTGCGGCAGACGTGGTGAGCGTCAATGTGGCGAAGGATGCGGGGCTTTTCGGCGGAACGTTCACGGTCAATGATATGACTGCCAAAATGGCCGAAGGTTTCTCGGACGATACGACGGGAAAATTCTACAATCATGGCACGATAGGCTCCGCGTACAGCGACAAATCCATGACGATTAACGGAAACTTGGTTTCCGATGGTACATTAAGCGGTTATGCCGGCGGTGACCTTGGCAATATTGTTGTGAACGGCACGGCGAATGTGGAAGGCTCCACGATTTCCGTCACCAATGCCCTGCCGGATGAAACCATGACTGTGCTGAAGGCCGGGACGGTAACAGGTGCTCTGGCCAATCCTGATGGAAAACCATACGCTGCCACGGGAATGCTCTCGACAACTGGTACCATAGAAGGAAATACGGTGAAAGTCACAGCCCATTCTGCCAACAATCTCGGAGAAGTGACGGCAGAGCAGGCGGAGGCTTATGACGCCATGAATGCTATGCAGAAAAAGCTGGTGGGGGATGCACGGAGAAATGAGATGCGTTCTCTCTACAGTTTAGATTCCTCAGCTGCCAAAAGTGCTCTCACAGAACTCGGTTCCTCGGCAGCACCTCAGATGACATCTCTTGTACAGCAGAGCACCGTGGCTGACAGGGTGATTTCCGACCGCCTGAGCACGGCATTTGCCACCAAGCCCGTAGAGGTGACCCTGCCGGTGAGTCATTTTGCAGATGGGGAAGAAGAGAAGGGCCTCAATATGAATGTGGAGCTTCCCGTGGCGCAGGATAACAATGCCTGGGTGAAGTTCACCAAGAACTGGGGCGACCTCAGGGGCGGTGCGGACTACCATGGAAGTGCCATATCGGGAGGCTATGACCGCATGCTAAGCGAAAACTGGCGGGGCGGCGTATTCCTGAGTTACCAGACCATGGGCCTTGGTGCCCGGGCAGGCAGCGGCAATATCTACGACACCAGGTTCGGCATTTACGCGGGCTACCACAAGGATGCCGCCGATGCTTATCTCTATGCGGACTATGGCTGGATTCGGAACAAACTGCGCCGTGGCATCAGTGCATTGGGCCTTGGGGCAGAAGCCAGGTACAACTCAAATTTGGTAGAGATTGGAGGAGAATATAAATATGATCTCCACGCCAGGGATGGCAAGATCTGGCATGTCAGCCCTTACGCAGGCCTGCAGCTTTCCTGGCTGAACCAGAAATCCTACGCGGAAAATGGCGCAGGCATCTTTAACCAGCATGTCTCAGGAAAGCACAACACCTACTTTGCAGGGCAGCTGGGCGTAGAGCTGAAGCGTTATCTGCCTCGTGGCAGCTACGGCATGCGCCTTGGGGTAAAGCATGCCTTTGCCGGAGCAGATCCGGAGCTTTCCTTCTGCTATGAGGGCAATGACAGCAGATTCTATAGCTTGCGTAACAGTCAGGACAAGACCCATTTCATTTTCGCACTGTCCGGTGATACTGAATTTGCAAATGGCTGGTTCCTGAATGGAGAAGCCCGGCTCCAGAAGGGCGCACACGATAAGGATCTCCTGGCATCCGTTACGCTGAGAAAAGTTTGGTAA
- a CDS encoding DUF1343 domain-containing protein, giving the protein MLAGKRVALFCNQTARIGEEHILDVLLKDGQYVTALFSPEHGIRGDAPAGESVDSGTDPVTGIPILSLYDGDTVMPAKEDMEKFDVLVMDIQDVGLRYYTYYINICDLMEACACYDKEVILLDRPNPNGHYVDGPLLDMSLKSHVGRLPIPTVHGMTLGELMNMAIGEGWLNLRHKPKFTVIPCQNYNHRTAYALPVPPSPNLPNMKAIYLYASLCPFEGTAVSVGRGTEHPFQCFGAPELQGEYSYSFTPTSMKSALSPLREGEICYGADFSQESELKLRSKGMDLSYVVNAYKIFRRQGKGEKFFWKFTSRRSGREMVYFDLLMGQTYVREAIMAGKSAQEISAMWQEDVRRFKKQRRPYLLYE; this is encoded by the coding sequence TTGCTCGCAGGAAAGCGGGTGGCGCTCTTTTGCAACCAGACGGCCAGAATCGGCGAAGAGCATATTTTGGATGTGCTCCTGAAGGATGGCCAGTATGTGACAGCCCTTTTTTCTCCGGAACATGGCATCAGGGGAGACGCTCCAGCGGGAGAATCGGTGGATAGTGGTACGGATCCTGTAACAGGGATTCCCATCCTGTCCCTTTACGATGGAGACACCGTCATGCCCGCTAAGGAGGATATGGAAAAATTCGATGTGCTGGTCATGGATATTCAAGATGTGGGGCTGAGATATTACACCTATTATATAAACATCTGTGATCTCATGGAGGCTTGCGCCTGTTATGACAAGGAGGTCATTTTGCTGGACAGGCCGAATCCCAACGGTCATTATGTAGATGGGCCGCTGCTGGATATGAGCCTGAAAAGTCATGTCGGACGGCTCCCTATACCCACGGTGCATGGCATGACCTTGGGGGAACTTATGAACATGGCTATCGGCGAAGGTTGGCTGAACCTTCGCCATAAGCCGAAATTCACCGTGATTCCCTGCCAGAACTACAATCATCGGACAGCCTATGCACTGCCGGTGCCTCCATCCCCGAACCTTCCCAATATGAAGGCCATCTATCTCTATGCCTCCCTGTGTCCCTTCGAGGGCACAGCGGTAAGCGTGGGGCGGGGGACAGAGCATCCCTTCCAGTGTTTCGGTGCTCCGGAGCTGCAGGGTGAGTACAGCTATAGCTTTACTCCCACAAGCATGAAATCCGCATTGTCTCCCCTCCGGGAGGGAGAAATTTGTTACGGCGCAGATTTCAGCCAGGAAAGCGAGCTGAAATTGCGGTCGAAAGGTATGGATCTCTCCTATGTGGTGAATGCATATAAAATCTTCCGCAGGCAGGGAAAGGGAGAAAAGTTTTTTTGGAAATTTACTTCCCGAAGGTCTGGCAGAGAGATGGTGTACTTTGATTTGCTCATGGGCCAAACCTATGTGCGGGAAGCTATTATGGCCGGAAAGAGCGCCCAGGAAATCAGTGCTATGTGGCAGGAAGATGTAAGAAGGTTCAAGAAGCAGCGGCGGCCGTATTTATTGTACGAGTAG